A portion of the Streptomyces sp. NBC_01335 genome contains these proteins:
- a CDS encoding TIGR04282 family arsenosugar biosynthesis glycosyltransferase has protein sequence MNPYAPTSADASLPSGPTTVLVLAKEPVPGRVKTRLTPPFSPEEAAELAAASLADTLLAVLSLPAARRVLVLEGRPGPWLPPGIDVVPQCSGGLDERLAGAFGGCDGPALLIGMDTPQIEPSHLAPVLAPDGWDRCDAWFGEAEDGGFWALGLASPDPALLRGVPMSVPETGAVQRARLLDAGLRVRELDRLSDVDTAEDAVRVAGLAPQGRFAATLGRLNRAAAR, from the coding sequence ATGAACCCGTACGCACCGACCTCCGCCGACGCCTCGCTCCCCTCGGGGCCGACCACCGTGCTGGTCCTCGCGAAGGAGCCGGTTCCCGGGCGCGTCAAGACCAGGCTCACCCCGCCGTTCAGCCCCGAGGAGGCGGCGGAGCTCGCGGCCGCCTCCCTCGCGGACACCCTGCTGGCCGTGCTCTCGCTGCCCGCCGCGCGCCGGGTCCTCGTCCTGGAGGGGAGGCCCGGCCCCTGGCTGCCTCCGGGCATCGACGTCGTGCCGCAGTGCTCCGGCGGTCTGGACGAACGGCTCGCCGGGGCGTTCGGCGGCTGCGACGGTCCGGCGCTCCTCATCGGCATGGACACTCCGCAGATCGAACCGTCCCACCTGGCGCCCGTGTTGGCGCCGGACGGGTGGGACCGGTGCGACGCCTGGTTCGGCGAGGCGGAGGACGGCGGGTTCTGGGCCCTGGGGCTCGCGTCCCCCGACCCCGCGCTGCTGCGGGGCGTCCCCATGTCCGTACCCGAGACCGGCGCGGTGCAGCGCGCGCGGCTGCTGGACGCCGGGCTGAGGGTCCGTGAGCTGGACCGGCTCAGCGACGTGGACACCGCCGAGGACGCGGTGCGGGTCGCCGGGCTCGCGCCGCAGGGACGGTTCGCCGCGACGCTCGGCCGGCTGAACCGGGCGGCGGCCCGATGA
- a CDS encoding glycosyltransferase family 2 protein, translated as MTDTSTSSPTPSPSPTPFSVDVVLPCLDEAAALPRVLARIPAGWRAIVVDNGSTDGSAEVARSLGATVVHEPRRGFGSACHAGLAAAEAEFVCFCDCDDSLDPGLLPSFVQRVASGTCDLVLGRRRPEGRGAWPLHARLGNIALARMLRRRTGLRLRDLGPLRAARRADLLALDLTDRRSGYPLQMVVRASDSGLRIAEADVPYRPRTGRSKVTGTWRGTWHAVLDMRAVLRETPRARTAVRTESCR; from the coding sequence GTGACCGACACCTCGACCAGCTCCCCCACGCCCTCCCCCTCCCCCACACCGTTCTCCGTCGACGTGGTGCTGCCCTGCCTCGACGAGGCCGCCGCCCTTCCCCGGGTGCTGGCCCGCATCCCGGCCGGCTGGCGCGCGATCGTCGTCGACAACGGTTCGACCGACGGCTCGGCGGAGGTGGCGCGTTCGCTCGGCGCCACCGTCGTGCACGAGCCGCGCCGCGGCTTCGGCTCCGCGTGCCATGCGGGACTCGCCGCCGCCGAGGCGGAGTTCGTCTGCTTCTGCGACTGCGACGACTCGCTCGACCCCGGCCTGCTGCCCTCGTTCGTCCAGCGGGTCGCCTCCGGGACCTGCGACCTCGTGCTGGGCCGCCGCCGTCCCGAGGGGCGCGGCGCCTGGCCGTTGCACGCGCGGCTCGGCAACATCGCGCTCGCCCGGATGCTGCGGCGCCGCACGGGTCTGCGGCTGCGCGACCTCGGCCCGCTGCGCGCGGCGCGCCGGGCGGACCTGCTGGCGCTCGATCTCACCGACCGCCGCAGCGGGTATCCGCTCCAGATGGTGGTGCGGGCCTCCGACTCCGGGCTCAGGATCGCCGAGGCGGACGTCCCGTACCGCCCCCGAACCGGCAGGTCCAAGGTGACCGGGACCTGGCGGGGGACCTGGCACGCGGTGCTCGACATGCGGGCGGTCCTGCGGGAAACGCCCCGCGCGCGCACCGCCGTACGGACGGAGTCGTGTCGATGA
- a CDS encoding class I SAM-dependent methyltransferase encodes MSDSQAAGNVPWAADPYANALRSGRGPLFLRRTDGLLMPLDVERWCLGADDADLSALRRCEGPVLDIGCGPGRLVAALGRRGHRALGIDVSDAAVARTRGLGGWALRRSVFDPLPGEGRWGTVLLVDGNIGIGGDPSALLERVEALLAPGGLLVVETHPLDLDERSEVHLHDGSPAAADAAGTRPPSPPPSPFPWARLGTPALLRHARPQGWRVVDQWESDGRPFVSLRRRDARALPRHVDRPSQSAETAKSTPVTRSQLPRKTSTESPV; translated from the coding sequence ATGAGCGACTCCCAGGCCGCGGGCAACGTCCCCTGGGCGGCCGACCCGTACGCGAACGCCCTCCGCTCCGGCCGCGGGCCGCTCTTCCTCCGCCGGACGGACGGCCTGCTGATGCCGCTGGACGTGGAGCGCTGGTGCCTGGGCGCCGACGACGCCGACCTGTCGGCGCTGCGCCGCTGCGAGGGGCCGGTGCTCGACATCGGCTGCGGACCGGGCCGGCTGGTGGCCGCGCTCGGCCGGCGCGGCCACCGGGCGCTCGGCATCGACGTGAGCGACGCCGCCGTGGCCCGTACCCGCGGTCTCGGAGGCTGGGCCCTGCGGCGCAGCGTGTTCGACCCGCTGCCGGGTGAGGGCCGGTGGGGCACGGTGCTGCTGGTGGACGGCAACATCGGTATCGGCGGTGATCCTTCCGCGCTGCTGGAGCGCGTGGAGGCGCTGCTCGCCCCGGGCGGGCTCCTCGTCGTGGAGACGCACCCGCTCGACCTGGACGAGCGGTCCGAGGTCCATCTCCACGACGGAAGCCCTGCCGCGGCCGACGCCGCCGGCACCCGGCCTCCGTCACCCCCGCCCTCGCCGTTCCCGTGGGCCCGGCTCGGGACCCCGGCCCTGCTGCGCCATGCCCGTCCGCAGGGGTGGCGGGTGGTCGATCAGTGGGAGTCGGACGGGCGGCCCTTCGTCTCCCTGCGCCGCCGGGACGCCCGGGCGCTCCCCCGCCACGTGGACAGGCCGAGCCAGAGCGCCGAGACGGCGAAGAGCACCCCGGTGACCAGGAGCCAGTTGCCGAGGAAGACGTCGACGGAGAGCCCGGTGTAG
- a CDS encoding NAD-dependent epimerase/dehydratase family protein, whose translation MRVLVTGGAGFIGSHITEALVAAGHQVVVIDALLPSAHPGGTAPEGPYERLIVGDVRDPGGVAGALAGVDAVCHQAAMVGLGKDFADAPLYVGCNDLGTAVLLAAMAAAGVRDLVLAGSMVVYGEGKYDCLRHGPVRPGPRARRDLEAGRFEPRCPSCGADLVPGLVPEDAPADPRNVYAASKLAQEHLAAAWARATDGRAVSLRYHNVYGPGMPRDTPYAGVASLFRSALARGEAPRVFEDGGQRRDFVHVTDVAAAAVTALTALPQRTSGALAVYNTGSGEPHTIGEMASALAAAHGGPPPVVTGEFRLGDVRHVTADSRRLRADLGWLPKVGFAEGMREFATAPQRGAAVAPPGGTRLADA comes from the coding sequence ATGCGTGTACTCGTCACAGGCGGAGCGGGATTCATCGGGTCGCACATCACCGAGGCCCTGGTAGCGGCCGGGCATCAGGTGGTGGTGATCGACGCGTTGCTGCCCTCGGCCCATCCCGGCGGCACGGCTCCCGAGGGGCCGTACGAGCGTCTGATCGTCGGTGACGTACGGGACCCCGGGGGCGTGGCCGGTGCGTTGGCGGGTGTCGACGCGGTCTGCCACCAGGCCGCGATGGTCGGACTGGGCAAGGACTTCGCCGACGCACCGCTCTACGTCGGCTGCAACGACCTGGGCACGGCGGTGCTGCTCGCCGCGATGGCGGCGGCCGGGGTCCGGGACCTGGTGCTGGCCGGGTCGATGGTGGTGTACGGCGAGGGGAAGTACGACTGTCTGCGGCACGGGCCCGTCCGGCCCGGGCCGCGTGCCCGGCGCGATCTGGAGGCGGGCCGCTTCGAGCCCCGCTGCCCGTCCTGCGGGGCGGACCTCGTACCGGGACTGGTCCCCGAGGACGCCCCCGCGGACCCCCGGAACGTCTACGCCGCCAGCAAGCTCGCCCAGGAGCACCTGGCCGCCGCGTGGGCGCGCGCGACGGACGGCCGAGCGGTGTCGCTCCGCTACCACAACGTGTACGGGCCGGGGATGCCGCGCGACACCCCGTACGCCGGGGTCGCCTCGCTGTTCCGCTCCGCGCTGGCACGCGGTGAGGCGCCCCGGGTCTTCGAGGACGGCGGCCAGCGGCGCGATTTCGTGCACGTGACCGACGTCGCCGCGGCCGCCGTGACGGCGCTGACCGCCCTGCCGCAGCGGACCTCCGGGGCCCTCGCCGTGTACAACACCGGGAGCGGCGAGCCGCACACCATCGGGGAGATGGCATCGGCCCTCGCCGCCGCGCACGGCGGTCCGCCTCCGGTCGTCACCGGGGAGTTCCGGCTCGGCGACGTACGTCATGTGACGGCGGACTCCCGGCGGCTGCGGGCGGACCTGGGCTGGCTGCCGAAGGTGGGATTCGCCGAGGGGATGCGGGAGTTCGCCACCGCACCGCAGCGGGGAGCGGCGGTCGCTCCGCCGGGCGGGACCCGGCTCGCGGACGCCTGA